One Gadus morhua chromosome 23, gadMor3.0, whole genome shotgun sequence DNA segment encodes these proteins:
- the LOC115536983 gene encoding leukocyte elastase inhibitor isoform X3: MTCCKDGKGESPYNRSTYRYTPVLAWILTPNIYLNFTFGKILFILCDVLTGLLIYQYLCLRGISSEFACRVCSLWLLNPLPMGVSSRGNAESILTALVLCTLLCLEDTMASSTPLTEANTTFTLALFKKITEENKSGNVFYSPLSISSALAMVLLGARGNTSTQMSEVLCFSEAEGPQQQALPALAQMQMQQRAPTTFLPPFLLKRMALQHQKGEEDINASFSKLLSELNKPDALYSLSLANRLYGEKTYQFVQEFLDETRKYYQADLQSVDFQAKAEEARVEINTWVEKQTQDKIKDLLVPGVVDSLTRLVLVNAIYFKGKWDEQFKEEATKDTAFKLNKNDTKKVKMMYHKARFPFALIREANCQILELPYEGKELSMLICLPMEIEDGTTGLEKLEAMLTYETFMKWTQPDRMGRREVNVGLPRFKMTQTYDMKDLLVSMGMVDAFDQGLSDFSGMSSANDLVLSKVVHKAFVEVNEEGTEAAAATAAIQMYHCLIIPPQFVADHPFLFFIRHNPSKSILFAGRYSSPE; the protein is encoded by the exons ATGACCTGCTGTAAAGATGGAAAG GGCGAGTCGCCATACAACAGATCAACATACCGTTACACTCCTGTCCTGGCCTGGATTCTCACTCCCAACATCTACCTGAACTTCACGTTCGGGAagatcctcttcatcctctgtgATGTGCTGACAGGCTTGCTCATCTACCAGTACCTCTGCCTGCGGGGGATCAGCTCAGAG TTTGCATGTCGTGTCTGCTCCCTGTGGCTTCTCAACCCCTTGCCCATGGGCGTCTCCAGCCGGGGCAATGCCGAGTCCATACTGACGGCCCTAGTACTGTGTACACTGCTGTGTCTAGAAG ACACAATGGCATCCTCAACCCCTTTGACCGAGGCCAACACCACCTTTACCCTGGCCTTGTTCAAAAAGATCACGGAGGAAAACAAGTCTGGCAATGTCTTCTACTCTCCTCTCAGCATCTCTTCGGCCTTGGCCATGGTGCTGCTGGGTGCACGGGGCAACACCTCCACACAGATGTCAGAg GTGCTCTGCTTCTCCGAGGCAGAGGGACCCCAGCAGCAGGCTCTTCCAGCACTGGCACAGATGCAGATGCAGCAGAGGGCGCCCACCACCTTTCTGCCACCGTTTCTGCTCAAGAGGATG GCGCTGCAACATCAGAAGGGCGAAGAGGACATCAACGCCAGCTTCTCCAAACTGCTGAGCGAGCTGAACAAGCCAGACGCGCTGTACTCCCTCAGTCTGGCCAACAGGCTGTATGGAGAGAAGACTTACCAGTTTGTTCAG GAGTTCCTGGATGAAACCAGGAAGTACTACCAGGCAGACCTCCAATCTGTGGACTTCCAAGCCAAGGCAGAGGAGGCCAGGGTGGAGATAAACACCTGGGTGGAGAAACAGACACAAG ATAAAATCAAGGACCTGTTGGTACCTGGTGTGGTTGACTCGCTGACCAGGTTGGTGCTGGTCAATGCCATCTACTTCAAGGGAAAGTGGGACGAGCAGTTTAAGGAGGAAGCCACCAAGGATACTGCCTTCAAACTGAACAAG AATGACACTAAGAAAGTGAAGATGATGTACCACAAAGCAAGGTTCCCATTTGCCCTCATTCGTGAGGCGAATTGCCAG ATCCTGGAGCTGCCCTATGAAGGCAAAGAACTCAGCATGCTGATCTGCCTGCCTATGGAAATTGAGGACGGCACCACCGGCCTGGAGAAG CTGGAAGCGATGCTGACCTACGAGACCTTCATGAAATGGACCCAGCCAGACAGGATGGGCCGGAGGGAAGTCAATGTGGGCCTGCCGCGATTCAAGATGACGCAGACCTACGACATGAAAGACCTGCTGGTCAGCATGGGCATGGTGGACGCCTTCGACCAGGGCCTCAGTGACTTCTCTG GCATGTCCTCGGCCAACGACCTGGTGTTGTCCAAGGTGGTCCACAAGGCCTTCGTGGAGGTCAACGAGGAGGGCAccgaggccgccgccgccaccgctgccatccAGATGTATCATTGCCTCATAATACCCCCCCAATTCGTCGCCGACcaccccttcctcttcttcatccgCCACAACCCCAGCAAGAGCATCCTGTTCGCCGGCCGCTACAGCTCACCTGAGTGA
- the LOC115536983 gene encoding leukocyte elastase inhibitor isoform X4: protein MASSTPLTEANTTFTLALFKKITEENKSGNVFYSPLSISSALAMVLLGARGNTSTQMSEVLCFSEAEGPQQQALPALAQMQMQQRAPTTFLPPFLLKRMALQHQKGEEDINASFSKLLSELNKPDALYSLSLANRLYGEKTYQFVQEFLDETRKYYQADLQSVDFQAKAEEARVEINTWVEKQTQDKIKDLLVPGVVDSLTRLVLVNAIYFKGKWDEQFKEEATKDTAFKLNKNDTKKVKMMYHKARFPFALIREANCQILELPYEGKELSMLICLPMEIEDGTTGLEKLEAMLTYETFMKWTQPDRMGRREVNVGLPRFKMTQTYDMKDLLVSMGMVDAFDQGLSDFSGMSSANDLVLSKVVHKAFVEVNEEGTEAAAATAAIQMYHCLIIPPQFVADHPFLFFIRHNPSKSILFAGRYSSPE from the exons ATGGCATCCTCAACCCCTTTGACCGAGGCCAACACCACCTTTACCCTGGCCTTGTTCAAAAAGATCACGGAGGAAAACAAGTCTGGCAATGTCTTCTACTCTCCTCTCAGCATCTCTTCGGCCTTGGCCATGGTGCTGCTGGGTGCACGGGGCAACACCTCCACACAGATGTCAGAg GTGCTCTGCTTCTCCGAGGCAGAGGGACCCCAGCAGCAGGCTCTTCCAGCACTGGCACAGATGCAGATGCAGCAGAGGGCGCCCACCACCTTTCTGCCACCGTTTCTGCTCAAGAGGATG GCGCTGCAACATCAGAAGGGCGAAGAGGACATCAACGCCAGCTTCTCCAAACTGCTGAGCGAGCTGAACAAGCCAGACGCGCTGTACTCCCTCAGTCTGGCCAACAGGCTGTATGGAGAGAAGACTTACCAGTTTGTTCAG GAGTTCCTGGATGAAACCAGGAAGTACTACCAGGCAGACCTCCAATCTGTGGACTTCCAAGCCAAGGCAGAGGAGGCCAGGGTGGAGATAAACACCTGGGTGGAGAAACAGACACAAG ATAAAATCAAGGACCTGTTGGTACCTGGTGTGGTTGACTCGCTGACCAGGTTGGTGCTGGTCAATGCCATCTACTTCAAGGGAAAGTGGGACGAGCAGTTTAAGGAGGAAGCCACCAAGGATACTGCCTTCAAACTGAACAAG AATGACACTAAGAAAGTGAAGATGATGTACCACAAAGCAAGGTTCCCATTTGCCCTCATTCGTGAGGCGAATTGCCAG ATCCTGGAGCTGCCCTATGAAGGCAAAGAACTCAGCATGCTGATCTGCCTGCCTATGGAAATTGAGGACGGCACCACCGGCCTGGAGAAG CTGGAAGCGATGCTGACCTACGAGACCTTCATGAAATGGACCCAGCCAGACAGGATGGGCCGGAGGGAAGTCAATGTGGGCCTGCCGCGATTCAAGATGACGCAGACCTACGACATGAAAGACCTGCTGGTCAGCATGGGCATGGTGGACGCCTTCGACCAGGGCCTCAGTGACTTCTCTG GCATGTCCTCGGCCAACGACCTGGTGTTGTCCAAGGTGGTCCACAAGGCCTTCGTGGAGGTCAACGAGGAGGGCAccgaggccgccgccgccaccgctgccatccAGATGTATCATTGCCTCATAATACCCCCCCAATTCGTCGCCGACcaccccttcctcttcttcatccgCCACAACCCCAGCAAGAGCATCCTGTTCGCCGGCCGCTACAGCTCACCTGAGTGA
- the LOC115536983 gene encoding leukocyte elastase inhibitor isoform X2, whose amino-acid sequence MERYTSWITKKHILFPASFIIRLALVIYGDYQDRTMEVKYTDIDYHVFTDAARYPHQHKQTCHLSSCISGESPYNRSTYRYTPVLAWILTPNIYLNFTFGKILFILCDVLTGLLIYQYLCLRGISSEFACRVCSLWLLNPLPMGVSSRGNAESILTALVLCTLLCLEDTMASSTPLTEANTTFTLALFKKITEENKSGNVFYSPLSISSALAMVLLGARGNTSTQMSEALQHQKGEEDINASFSKLLSELNKPDALYSLSLANRLYGEKTYQFVQEFLDETRKYYQADLQSVDFQAKAEEARVEINTWVEKQTQDKIKDLLVPGVVDSLTRLVLVNAIYFKGKWDEQFKEEATKDTAFKLNKNDTKKVKMMYHKARFPFALIREANCQILELPYEGKELSMLICLPMEIEDGTTGLEKLEAMLTYETFMKWTQPDRMGRREVNVGLPRFKMTQTYDMKDLLVSMGMVDAFDQGLSDFSGMSSANDLVLSKVVHKAFVEVNEEGTEAAAATAAIQMYHCLIIPPQFVADHPFLFFIRHNPSKSILFAGRYSSPE is encoded by the exons ATGGAAAGGTATACATCATGGATTACAAAGAAACATATCCTTTTCCCCGCTTCTTTTATTATACGACTCGCTTTGGTAATTTATGGCGACTACCAGGACAGAACCATGGAGGTGAAATACACAGACATCGACTATCACGTGTTTACCGATGCTGCGAGGTATCCTCATCAACATAAGCAGACTTGTCATCTCTCATCTTGTATATCG GGCGAGTCGCCATACAACAGATCAACATACCGTTACACTCCTGTCCTGGCCTGGATTCTCACTCCCAACATCTACCTGAACTTCACGTTCGGGAagatcctcttcatcctctgtgATGTGCTGACAGGCTTGCTCATCTACCAGTACCTCTGCCTGCGGGGGATCAGCTCAGAG TTTGCATGTCGTGTCTGCTCCCTGTGGCTTCTCAACCCCTTGCCCATGGGCGTCTCCAGCCGGGGCAATGCCGAGTCCATACTGACGGCCCTAGTACTGTGTACACTGCTGTGTCTAGAAG ACACAATGGCATCCTCAACCCCTTTGACCGAGGCCAACACCACCTTTACCCTGGCCTTGTTCAAAAAGATCACGGAGGAAAACAAGTCTGGCAATGTCTTCTACTCTCCTCTCAGCATCTCTTCGGCCTTGGCCATGGTGCTGCTGGGTGCACGGGGCAACACCTCCACACAGATGTCAGAg GCGCTGCAACATCAGAAGGGCGAAGAGGACATCAACGCCAGCTTCTCCAAACTGCTGAGCGAGCTGAACAAGCCAGACGCGCTGTACTCCCTCAGTCTGGCCAACAGGCTGTATGGAGAGAAGACTTACCAGTTTGTTCAG GAGTTCCTGGATGAAACCAGGAAGTACTACCAGGCAGACCTCCAATCTGTGGACTTCCAAGCCAAGGCAGAGGAGGCCAGGGTGGAGATAAACACCTGGGTGGAGAAACAGACACAAG ATAAAATCAAGGACCTGTTGGTACCTGGTGTGGTTGACTCGCTGACCAGGTTGGTGCTGGTCAATGCCATCTACTTCAAGGGAAAGTGGGACGAGCAGTTTAAGGAGGAAGCCACCAAGGATACTGCCTTCAAACTGAACAAG AATGACACTAAGAAAGTGAAGATGATGTACCACAAAGCAAGGTTCCCATTTGCCCTCATTCGTGAGGCGAATTGCCAG ATCCTGGAGCTGCCCTATGAAGGCAAAGAACTCAGCATGCTGATCTGCCTGCCTATGGAAATTGAGGACGGCACCACCGGCCTGGAGAAG CTGGAAGCGATGCTGACCTACGAGACCTTCATGAAATGGACCCAGCCAGACAGGATGGGCCGGAGGGAAGTCAATGTGGGCCTGCCGCGATTCAAGATGACGCAGACCTACGACATGAAAGACCTGCTGGTCAGCATGGGCATGGTGGACGCCTTCGACCAGGGCCTCAGTGACTTCTCTG GCATGTCCTCGGCCAACGACCTGGTGTTGTCCAAGGTGGTCCACAAGGCCTTCGTGGAGGTCAACGAGGAGGGCAccgaggccgccgccgccaccgctgccatccAGATGTATCATTGCCTCATAATACCCCCCCAATTCGTCGCCGACcaccccttcctcttcttcatccgCCACAACCCCAGCAAGAGCATCCTGTTCGCCGGCCGCTACAGCTCACCTGAGTGA
- the LOC115536983 gene encoding leukocyte elastase inhibitor isoform X1 produces the protein MERYTSWITKKHILFPASFIIRLALVIYGDYQDRTMEVKYTDIDYHVFTDAARYPHQHKQTCHLSSCISGESPYNRSTYRYTPVLAWILTPNIYLNFTFGKILFILCDVLTGLLIYQYLCLRGISSEFACRVCSLWLLNPLPMGVSSRGNAESILTALVLCTLLCLEDTMASSTPLTEANTTFTLALFKKITEENKSGNVFYSPLSISSALAMVLLGARGNTSTQMSEVLCFSEAEGPQQQALPALAQMQMQQRAPTTFLPPFLLKRMALQHQKGEEDINASFSKLLSELNKPDALYSLSLANRLYGEKTYQFVQEFLDETRKYYQADLQSVDFQAKAEEARVEINTWVEKQTQDKIKDLLVPGVVDSLTRLVLVNAIYFKGKWDEQFKEEATKDTAFKLNKNDTKKVKMMYHKARFPFALIREANCQILELPYEGKELSMLICLPMEIEDGTTGLEKLEAMLTYETFMKWTQPDRMGRREVNVGLPRFKMTQTYDMKDLLVSMGMVDAFDQGLSDFSGMSSANDLVLSKVVHKAFVEVNEEGTEAAAATAAIQMYHCLIIPPQFVADHPFLFFIRHNPSKSILFAGRYSSPE, from the exons ATGGAAAGGTATACATCATGGATTACAAAGAAACATATCCTTTTCCCCGCTTCTTTTATTATACGACTCGCTTTGGTAATTTATGGCGACTACCAGGACAGAACCATGGAGGTGAAATACACAGACATCGACTATCACGTGTTTACCGATGCTGCGAGGTATCCTCATCAACATAAGCAGACTTGTCATCTCTCATCTTGTATATCG GGCGAGTCGCCATACAACAGATCAACATACCGTTACACTCCTGTCCTGGCCTGGATTCTCACTCCCAACATCTACCTGAACTTCACGTTCGGGAagatcctcttcatcctctgtgATGTGCTGACAGGCTTGCTCATCTACCAGTACCTCTGCCTGCGGGGGATCAGCTCAGAG TTTGCATGTCGTGTCTGCTCCCTGTGGCTTCTCAACCCCTTGCCCATGGGCGTCTCCAGCCGGGGCAATGCCGAGTCCATACTGACGGCCCTAGTACTGTGTACACTGCTGTGTCTAGAAG ACACAATGGCATCCTCAACCCCTTTGACCGAGGCCAACACCACCTTTACCCTGGCCTTGTTCAAAAAGATCACGGAGGAAAACAAGTCTGGCAATGTCTTCTACTCTCCTCTCAGCATCTCTTCGGCCTTGGCCATGGTGCTGCTGGGTGCACGGGGCAACACCTCCACACAGATGTCAGAg GTGCTCTGCTTCTCCGAGGCAGAGGGACCCCAGCAGCAGGCTCTTCCAGCACTGGCACAGATGCAGATGCAGCAGAGGGCGCCCACCACCTTTCTGCCACCGTTTCTGCTCAAGAGGATG GCGCTGCAACATCAGAAGGGCGAAGAGGACATCAACGCCAGCTTCTCCAAACTGCTGAGCGAGCTGAACAAGCCAGACGCGCTGTACTCCCTCAGTCTGGCCAACAGGCTGTATGGAGAGAAGACTTACCAGTTTGTTCAG GAGTTCCTGGATGAAACCAGGAAGTACTACCAGGCAGACCTCCAATCTGTGGACTTCCAAGCCAAGGCAGAGGAGGCCAGGGTGGAGATAAACACCTGGGTGGAGAAACAGACACAAG ATAAAATCAAGGACCTGTTGGTACCTGGTGTGGTTGACTCGCTGACCAGGTTGGTGCTGGTCAATGCCATCTACTTCAAGGGAAAGTGGGACGAGCAGTTTAAGGAGGAAGCCACCAAGGATACTGCCTTCAAACTGAACAAG AATGACACTAAGAAAGTGAAGATGATGTACCACAAAGCAAGGTTCCCATTTGCCCTCATTCGTGAGGCGAATTGCCAG ATCCTGGAGCTGCCCTATGAAGGCAAAGAACTCAGCATGCTGATCTGCCTGCCTATGGAAATTGAGGACGGCACCACCGGCCTGGAGAAG CTGGAAGCGATGCTGACCTACGAGACCTTCATGAAATGGACCCAGCCAGACAGGATGGGCCGGAGGGAAGTCAATGTGGGCCTGCCGCGATTCAAGATGACGCAGACCTACGACATGAAAGACCTGCTGGTCAGCATGGGCATGGTGGACGCCTTCGACCAGGGCCTCAGTGACTTCTCTG GCATGTCCTCGGCCAACGACCTGGTGTTGTCCAAGGTGGTCCACAAGGCCTTCGTGGAGGTCAACGAGGAGGGCAccgaggccgccgccgccaccgctgccatccAGATGTATCATTGCCTCATAATACCCCCCCAATTCGTCGCCGACcaccccttcctcttcttcatccgCCACAACCCCAGCAAGAGCATCCTGTTCGCCGGCCGCTACAGCTCACCTGAGTGA
- the LOC115536983 gene encoding leukocyte elastase inhibitor isoform X5, whose amino-acid sequence MASSTPLTEANTTFTLALFKKITEENKSGNVFYSPLSISSALAMVLLGARGNTSTQMSEALQHQKGEEDINASFSKLLSELNKPDALYSLSLANRLYGEKTYQFVQEFLDETRKYYQADLQSVDFQAKAEEARVEINTWVEKQTQDKIKDLLVPGVVDSLTRLVLVNAIYFKGKWDEQFKEEATKDTAFKLNKNDTKKVKMMYHKARFPFALIREANCQILELPYEGKELSMLICLPMEIEDGTTGLEKLEAMLTYETFMKWTQPDRMGRREVNVGLPRFKMTQTYDMKDLLVSMGMVDAFDQGLSDFSGMSSANDLVLSKVVHKAFVEVNEEGTEAAAATAAIQMYHCLIIPPQFVADHPFLFFIRHNPSKSILFAGRYSSPE is encoded by the exons ATGGCATCCTCAACCCCTTTGACCGAGGCCAACACCACCTTTACCCTGGCCTTGTTCAAAAAGATCACGGAGGAAAACAAGTCTGGCAATGTCTTCTACTCTCCTCTCAGCATCTCTTCGGCCTTGGCCATGGTGCTGCTGGGTGCACGGGGCAACACCTCCACACAGATGTCAGAg GCGCTGCAACATCAGAAGGGCGAAGAGGACATCAACGCCAGCTTCTCCAAACTGCTGAGCGAGCTGAACAAGCCAGACGCGCTGTACTCCCTCAGTCTGGCCAACAGGCTGTATGGAGAGAAGACTTACCAGTTTGTTCAG GAGTTCCTGGATGAAACCAGGAAGTACTACCAGGCAGACCTCCAATCTGTGGACTTCCAAGCCAAGGCAGAGGAGGCCAGGGTGGAGATAAACACCTGGGTGGAGAAACAGACACAAG ATAAAATCAAGGACCTGTTGGTACCTGGTGTGGTTGACTCGCTGACCAGGTTGGTGCTGGTCAATGCCATCTACTTCAAGGGAAAGTGGGACGAGCAGTTTAAGGAGGAAGCCACCAAGGATACTGCCTTCAAACTGAACAAG AATGACACTAAGAAAGTGAAGATGATGTACCACAAAGCAAGGTTCCCATTTGCCCTCATTCGTGAGGCGAATTGCCAG ATCCTGGAGCTGCCCTATGAAGGCAAAGAACTCAGCATGCTGATCTGCCTGCCTATGGAAATTGAGGACGGCACCACCGGCCTGGAGAAG CTGGAAGCGATGCTGACCTACGAGACCTTCATGAAATGGACCCAGCCAGACAGGATGGGCCGGAGGGAAGTCAATGTGGGCCTGCCGCGATTCAAGATGACGCAGACCTACGACATGAAAGACCTGCTGGTCAGCATGGGCATGGTGGACGCCTTCGACCAGGGCCTCAGTGACTTCTCTG GCATGTCCTCGGCCAACGACCTGGTGTTGTCCAAGGTGGTCCACAAGGCCTTCGTGGAGGTCAACGAGGAGGGCAccgaggccgccgccgccaccgctgccatccAGATGTATCATTGCCTCATAATACCCCCCCAATTCGTCGCCGACcaccccttcctcttcttcatccgCCACAACCCCAGCAAGAGCATCCTGTTCGCCGGCCGCTACAGCTCACCTGAGTGA